A region from the Papaver somniferum cultivar HN1 unplaced genomic scaffold, ASM357369v1 unplaced-scaffold_125, whole genome shotgun sequence genome encodes:
- the LOC113331309 gene encoding uncharacterized protein LOC113331309, which produces MLVLLLYVDDILLTGTSSIVIDALIISLKKEFSMKELGELGYFLDIEAVRDLDSILLTQKKYTLKLLTKDNMLDCRPCDTPIVKGARVSIHDGNKLEDASEYRTIVGSLQYLTTTRPDICFGVNYVSQFMHYPTDVHMQLVKRILRYLKGTLGLGIKLRRDGLQDLRAYTDSDWTGCPDTRRSTSCYAVFLGKNLISWSSKKQPTVSKSSVEVGYKCLSVASAELKWLSNLVSELHVSISKPTILLCDNTSASSLASNHVFHARTKHIEI; this is translated from the coding sequence ATGCTTGTCCTACTgctttatgtggatgatattttgTTAACTggtacttcttctattgtgattgatGCACTGATTATTTCACTCAAGAAAGAATTTTCCATGAAGGAGTTAGGAGAATTGGGATATTTCTTGGATATTGAAGCTGTTAGAGACTTAGATTCAATTTTATTGACACAAAAGAAGTACACTTTAAAATTGCTCACAAAAGATAATATGCTTGACTGTAGGCCTTGTGATACACCTATTGTGAAGGGTGCTAGAGTTTCCATTCATGATGGTAATAAATTAGAAGATGCTAGTGAATACAGAACAATTGTTGGCAGTTTGcaatatttaacaactaccagGCCAGATATTTGTTTTGGAGTAAACTATGTTTCACAGTTTATGCATTATCCAACTGATGTTCATATGCAGTTAGTTAAAAGAATACTAAGATATTTGAAAGGGACACTTGGTTTAGGAATTAAATTAAGGAGAGATGGTTTACAAGATTTGAGAGCTTACACTGATTCAGATTGGACAGGTTGTCCAGATACACGAAGGTCAACTTCATGTTATGCTGTTTTTCTTGGTAAAAATTTAATATCATGGTCATCTAAGAAGCAACCCACAGTATCAAAGTCATCAGTTGAGGTTGGGTACAAATGTTTGTCAGTTGCTTCAGCAGAGTTAAAATGGCTTTCAAATTTGGTTTCTGAGTTACATGTATCAATATCTAAACCAACAATTCTTTTGTGTGACAATACTAGTGCTTCATCCTTagcatctaatcatgttttccatGCTAGGACAAAGCACATAGAGATATAG